The DNA sequence CTGTGGCTGGAAGAGGGCCCAGAGCGCTACCAGCAGGGTCAGTGCGATGAGCAAGACGACGAAACGAATGGCATGGCCGACCAGTCCCGTTCGCTGACGCGGCGGTGGTTCGTGCGCAGACTGGTCCCAGCGGAACTCGTCTTGTTCGATTCGCATGAGGCGTAGTTACGCACAATCAGCGGCTGCCGTAAACTGCTCGGTCGCCCAGCTCTTCCTCGATGCGCAGGAGTTGGTTGTATTTGGCGATCCGATCGGACCGGCTCATGGAACCGGTTTTGATCTGCCCGGCATTGGTCGCGACCGCGATGTCCGCGATGGTGGCGTCTTCGGTCTCGCCCGAGCGGTGGCTGATGACGGCCGTGTATTGGTTCGTCATGGCTAGCTCGACCGCGTCCAAGGTTTCGGTCAAGGACCCGATCTGGTTGACCTTGACCAGGATGGAATTGCCCACTCCGAGCTCGATTCCCTTCTTGAGGAATTCCACATTGGTCACAAAGAGATCGTCCCCCACCAACTGGCAGCGATCCCCGACCTGGTTCGTCAGCACTTTCCAACCGTCCCAATCGCCTTCATCACAGCCATCTTCAATGGAGTCGATCGGATACTTGTCGACGAGTTCGGTCAAGTAAGCCGCTTGCTCTTGGGAGCTGCGGACGGCCCCGCCTTCGCCCTCGAACTTGGCGTAGTTGTAGCGCCCTTCTTCGAAGAACTCGGAGGCCGCGCAGTCGAGCGCCAGCTTCACATCGTGACCCGGCTGGTAGCCGGCTTTCTCGATGGCTTGGAGGATGGTGTCGAGCGCGTCCTCCGTGCCGCCAAAGGTCGGGGCAAAGCCGCCTTCATCACCGACCGCCGTGGACAGGCCGCGATCATGGAGCACCTTTTTCAAGCTGTGGAAACACTCCGCGCCCATGCGGAGCCCCTCGCTGAAGGTCGGCGCCGAGACCGGGCGAATCATGAACTCCTGGAAGGCGATGGGCGCGTCCGAGTGAGAACCGCCATTCACGATATTCATCATGGGAACGGGGAGGACCTTGGCATTCGGTCCGCCCAAATACTTGTAAAGCGGGAGCCCCACTCCGCGGGAGGCCGCCTGGGCCAAGGCCAGGGAAACGCCGAGCACCGCGTTGGCCCCCAACTCGGCTTTGTTCTTGGTGCCGTCGAGCGCCAGCATGAGCCCGTCCAGGCCCGCCTGATCGGTCGCGTCCTTGCCCAGCAAGGCCGGAGCGATTTTCTCGTTCACATTGGTCACCGCCTGGAGCACGCCTTTTCCGAGGTAGTGGGTCTGGTCTCCATCACGCAGTTCGAGCGCTTCATTCACGCCGGTGCTGGCCCCGCTGGGAACAGCCGCGCGCCCGAGGACGCCGCCCTCCAGGAGCACGTCCACCTCCACGGTGGGATTGCCTCGTGAGTCGATGATTTGGCGGCCGGTGATTTTTTGGATGGTCGTTTGAGCCATGGTGGGATGGAGCTGGTGGTGTGTTTGGGGAAGTGGGTGAAAAGGGGGCCTTCAGGCGTATTTTGAGATTTCCAGGACCTTGACGACCCGGGGCGGTTCGGTGGGCAGGTGGACCTCGGCACCGACTTGCGCGCCCAAAAGAGCGCTGCCCGTGGTGGTCTTGTAGGAAATGAGGCCTTGGTCAGGATCGCTGTCCCAAGCGCCCAAAATGGTCAGGGTTTCCTCACCTTGCTCGCTCGAGAGCTTGACCACCGTGCCGATGTTCACTCGGGAGGGATCCGCGTCCTGGTAATTGATGCCGCGGGCGAGATCGATCTCCCGCTCAAGTTCCTCCTTGCGACGCAAGAGCACCGCCTGCTGCTGCTTGGCCGCTTTGAACTCAAAGTTCTCTCGCAAGTCTCCATAAGAGCGGGCGATGGAGATTTCCTTGGTGTTGGCCGGGATCTGTTTGTTGACCAAGTCCTCGAACTCCTCTTTGCGCTTTTGCAAGCTGTCCCAAGAGACAATCAAGGTGGGGTCTTCTTTCGGTTCTTCGACTTCTTCGGAACCGGTCACAATGTCCTGGATGGCGGGATGCTTTTTGATCACCCGCGCCAAGAGTGATTTCCGCGTCAGGTCATCGAAGACCGGGGTGGAGAGGAGGCGACGGGTGAAGAAGCGCACTTCCTGCTTGCTGGCTTGGTCCATGAGATCGGGGATCAGATCCCGGTCATTCACCATGGTTTCTTGCAGCTTGCTGCCGGCCTTTTTCTCCTCGTCGTAGTATTGCTGCTCCAGCGAATTCACGATGGCGCCCGCCACTTCCGCATCGAAAACCGGCTCGGCCAAACCCTTTCGTTCACGGCAAATCCAAGTCAGGATTTCGTCGGTCAAAGAGCGATCCTGAAGACCCAGTCGGAGAAACTCAAAGAGAGGCTCGCCTTGGCCTTGTTCGATGAGATAACGGCAGCCCTCGGCCACCGGTCGCGGAGCCATGGCGCGCAACTGCGCCAACAAAACCGAAGACCATTCCTCCTGATAGGCCTCTGGAAGCGCACTCATGACCGCTCGCAAGATGCCCACGCCCATGCCTTGGAGCGTCTCGGCCAAGTTTTCCCGCTCCTGCTGGAGGATTTCGATTAGCCGGACCCGTTGGTAGTCGAGCGCCGGCACTTCCGCCAAAATTTCGTTGCGCAGCACCATCAGTTCGATGGCGGCCGGCGGCTGCATTTTTAGGAGGGAAGACAAGTCGCCCTCCAATTCGACCAGGGCCGCCTGGAGGGTCTCGGTTTCCCCTTCGAAGAGACCGAGATCGCTCCGGATTTCCTTGAGTGCCACCAGCTTGGACTTCACATCCCGGGCCTCCCGCAGCTCCCCCACCACGTGCTCGGCGGCGCTGATTTCCTGACTGCGAAGCTCGATGAACTCCGTCCGACGCTGCGGCACACTGAAATCGCGGGCTTGGCGCAGCTTCTTTTTGGCCCCTTCCCACCACGACTTGTAATCGGCCTCCGGGATAAGCGAGCCCTTCACCAGCTCCTCGATTTGATCGGGCTTCATCTTGTCATCGTGGCTTTTGAGGGCCTCCCGCAAAAATTCCACTGGCTCCTCCTTGGCCAGCGTCTTGAGCGCGGCCGGGTCTTTCAAACGGCGGGCAATGACGTGGTCCTGGGAAATGGGTTCCAAGGACTTGAGCGCGAACTTGAGGCCCAGGCCATGATTCGGCTTGCCTTCAAAATCGATGACCAGCTTGCCCTCCCGCAGGCTCCATTCCTTGATTTCCCCTCCGCCCCAGCTCCGGTGATTGCAAAACTTCCCCGGGGAAATCCGGTCCAGACGCTCGGCATCCGCTTGCGAAAGGCGCCCGGTTTCCACCAATTCTACCAACTCCTCGTTCATTCGGGGCGATCATAGAAAACAGCGCGTGCGCATGCAAAGGAAGATTTCCTTTAATAGCGAGGAGCCAACCCGCTTGTTCCCTTCTGCCTTGGCAAAAAACCCTCGAGCCAACCAAAAAGAGGGTTGCCAAGCCCCCCCAACTCCTTCTAACCTTCTGGACGTCATGAAAAAGCTCCTCGCCGCCCTCCTCCTCACCAGCGTCTCGGCCGGCTCGGCCCTCGCTGACATCCAGGACCCGATCCGCGATTCTTACGGCCCTAGCATCAAGCTCGGTCGCGGTCTCTCCAATCTCCTCTATAGCATCACCGAAGTGCCCATCACCATGATTCGTGAGCGCGACAAGGGCAATGCCAGCGCCGCCTTCGGGACCGGACTCACGCTCGGCGTCAAGCGCATGGTGGTCCGCATCGGCTACGGAGCCTTCGAAGTGGTCACCTTTCCCTTCCCGGCCTACAAGGAAACCTATCGCCCTCCTATCTGGAACAAGGACTACATCAATCCGAACACCGGCTACGACGCTTATCCACCCGAGCTGGCCTTCGAAAGCAAGTATCCGCACACCCGGACCTACCCCTGAGCGACCCGCCCCTTTTTCACGAAAGCCGCTTCCCTTTCTCCGGGGAGCGGCTTTTTTCTTGCCCGCGAATCCGCACCGGCCTACTCGCTGACTCATGATCAAGTTTCTTCACACTCGCATTCGCGTTTCCCAGCCGGAAGCCTCCCTGGCATTCTACAAAAAACTGGGCTTCAAGCAGGGCGAGACCAAGGACTCCCCGCAAGGCAACCGGATCACCTTTCTGGAGCTGCCCGGGAACGAGTTTTTTTTGGAACTGACTTACTCGCCTGACTTTGAAGTCCGCTTTCCCGAAGACCTCATGCACATCGCCCTCGGCGTGCCCGACATCCTCTCTTACTGTGAAGAGGTCGAGTCGGCGGGAATCGAGATTTGGCCCAGCGATTGGAAGGACAAGTTTTCTTCGGGCCAACGAAAAATGGCCTTCGTGACCGACCCAGACGGCTACGAAGTCGAAATCCTGGAGCGTTCGTGAGTGAGATCCGGGCAGTGGCCGAGCGGGTCCTCTTTTCCTCCTCCCTGGAGGAGAAGCTGAGCGCCCCGCCGCTCTCGCAAGTGAGCGATCACCAGCCTGGCCCCGCCATCCTGACCCCCGCCTCGCCCGGCCGACCGGACGCCCTCACCTTTGATCGAAAGGATCGCGAGGCCGGTCTTCCGAGTCGCCACGAAATCGGCGGCGAAGAAGACCGCGGCCGCCTCCTCCACTTCTTTGCCAATCACGAACTGCTGGCCACTGAACTCATGGCGCTCGTGCTCCTAAAGTTTCCCGAAGCCCCGGCTTCCTTTCGGCGAGGCATTTACCAGACCATGCGGGAGGAACAGGCGCACACCCGACTCTACCAGGAGCGCTTGCGTGCTTGTGGCGTTCACTTCGGGCAACATCGGGTCAACTCCTTCTTCTGGCGCTGTGTCTCGGATATGGAATCGCCGCTCGACTACGTTTCCCGCCTGAGCCTGACCTTCGAGCAAGCGAATCTCGACTACTCTTGCTACTTCGGCGGACTCTTCGCCCGGGAAGGCGATCGCGAAACGGCCGCCCTCTTCGACCGCATCTATCGCGATGAAATCGGCCACGTCCGCTACGGATGGACCTGGTTCCAACGCCTCCACCCGCCCGGGCAAGACCCTTGGGAAAGCTTCCGCAGTCGCCTCCAGCTCCCTCTTTCTCCCGCCCGCGCCCGGGGCTTGGGTCGCTTCAATGTCGAAGGGCGCCAACGCGCTGGCCTCCCCACGCCCTTCATTAATGAAATCCGCATCTTCCAACAATCCAGAGGCCGCACCTCCGATCTCTACCTCTTCAATCCGGAAGCCGAAGCGAGCATCCCCGGAGAACGTGATCCCATGGCGGCCGTTCTGGCTCGGGACCTCGCCACCCTACCCCTGGCCCTGGCAAGTCGGGACGATTTGCTGCTCTTGCCAAGCGGAAGCCAAGCCCCCTCTGACTGGCGGCTGGAGCTGAGCCGACTCGGGATCGCCTACCCGGAAATGCGGGCCCACCGGGACTCCCAAGACTGGCCCGCCGCCCGCAAGCTTCATCGCGTCCGCCCCTGGGCTCCCGCCCCCACTTTGCCGGAAATCCTTTCCCCCTGGCAGACTCATCTTCATCATCCCTGGAGTTGGCAGCCCGCTTGGGGAGAGCTCTTTTCAAAAATCTGGTTCCACCCCTTGCGCGAAGAATGGTCGCAGTCCCAGGGGAGGCCCTCTTTCGGCCGGATTCTCTCTTCCAAAGAGGACTTGCAAGACTACGCGAGAGAGTTGGCGGAAAAAGGCCACCAGCACCTGCTCCTCAAGCCGGCCTTCGGATTGGCCGGGCGGGGTCACCAGCGCCTCTCCTTAACCGGCGCTCTCCCGGCGATCGAAAAGTACCCTCTCTTGGGGGAGCCCTATTTCGATCGAGTCTTTGACTTCTCCCTTCAGCTCGAGATGCGAGCCCCAGGTCTCCAGCGGGTTGGCCTGACCCACTTGGTCAATGATGCTGGGGGTCGCTACCGCGGCACCCTCGTAGGCCCGAAGTGGCTGAAAGGAGCGCCCACCGAGGTGACCCGTTGGTTCCATGAAAGCCGGGGCCCCGGCGCGCCTCTGGCACTCTTTGACTCTCTCCTGCCAGCTCTCGAAAGGGCGCTCTCGCAAAAGGCCTTTCTGGGCCCCTGTGGCCTGGACGCTTTTGTATACCGGGATTCCCAAGGGGCTCTCCAGCTCCACCCGGCGGTCGAGTTCAATCCGCGCGTCACCATGAGCCGCTACGCCCTCGGCCTGCGAGGCAAGGTCCACCCCGCCAGCTATGGCGCGTTTCTGATCGTGACTCGCAAACGGGCCCGCCGCCCCTTGCCCGAGGTCTTGGCTCACTGGCAAAGGATCTTTCCCGAAGAGCAATCGGACGAGCCGGAACGAAATCTTCAACAAGGGGTCGTCCCGCTCCAAGCCCTGAGGCAGGATTCCGCCTGTGGCGCCCTTTTCCTGGTCAGTCGGGACGTGAGGCGACTCCACGCCGCCCTCACCGGCCAGCTCACTCGTTGAGCAAAAGCCCTCGGCGCAAAAGCTCCAATTGCTGGGCTTGCTCCTCCTCGGGCGTCAATCGCTGAGGGGTGGGGGTGGGAACGACCGGCTGGGGCCGAGAGGGCCTCTCGGTCGAGAGATTGTCCTGCATCAGGCCCAGATTGCCCGAGAGCGTGACCGCGGCGCAGGCGTAGCCATTGCCCTGAGACTGGAAGGCTTGGGCGGCTTGTCGCGGGAATCGGGCCACCAGCTTTTCCACCACGCAGATCTCGAGGGCCCCTTCCACCGAATCATCCTTCCGGAGGGTCACCGCCCCCGTAAACTGGAGCGTCCCGTCAGCGACCGCTCGGAGGTCACTCAGCACCAGGCTCTCTTGGCTCCAGCGAAAGCGACCCTCGACCTCATCCAAAAGGAGCAGCCTCTCCGGGTCGTTGGAAGTCGCCAAGCTCACCAGGGAGACCAGCGGCAGGTTCCGCAGACTGCCCTTCGCCAAGGAAAACTCTCCCTCCAGACTCCAGGCCGCGGGTTCGTCCAGAGGGACCCGCAGCTTGGCCTCGGCCATGGAAAACTCTCCGGCCACCCTGCTTTTGAGGGCCCGCGGAAGAAAATCTTTGAGAGAGGCCTCCTCGACCGAGAGGGAAAACAAGCCCTCCCGGGAAGCAGCCGGGTCCAAGCTCCCCGCCAAGCTCAACCGGCCTCCCAGCGGCAAGCCCAAGACCGCCTCCGTCACTTCGAACTGGCTGCCCTCCGTCTGGCGGGCCACCAGGGTTTCCAAGCTCATTTCGGGCAGCCCGTCCAAGATGAGGATCCCTCGCTCCAAGCGAATCCGCTGCGAATCGGCGAGCGTCCGCAAGCTCATGGCGGCCGCCTCAAGGCGATAGGGGGCCTCTCTCGAAGAACCCAGAAAGAGATCGAGATCCCGAACTCGCAGATGATCGAAGGTCACCTTCTCTGGTCGGGCCGGGATGCGAAAAAGACCGCCCAACCGGAGTTCTTCTTCGGAAGAGGCCGACTGAGCGACCCCTCCCGAGGCCAGGGCTTGGAAGAAAAGATCCGCCTCGAAGACGTGGATGAAATCCATCTCCCAGCGCTGCCCGAAGAGCGAGCGCGAGAAAAACCCGCCCGAGACCCCAGAGACCTCGGCCCTCGCCAAAAGACTCTCGCCTGCCGGATCCTCCGCCATGGCCAGGGATTCTGCCCCCAGCTGCAAGCCGCTCATGACGACGCCGTCTAGCTCGATCGGCCGTCCCAGCGTCTCCGCCACCGTCTCACGGACCCCTTCCAAGAAGCTCTCGGACCGGTAGTGCGCTTGATTGAGAAGAAACCACCCCATCGCGAGCACCAAAACCCCCAGAAAAGAAAGAACGCTCACGGAACGCACGCGCTTGGCACGGGCTTCCCGCTTGGCGCGGCTGCTCCCGCGCTTGCGCTTGCGCTTGCGGACCCGCACTTGTCCGGTCTCTGGATCGTAAGTCCGCGTCTCGTTTTCAGAGCTAGACGAAGTAGCCCGGAGCCTCTCCATCATGTCCTCATAACGAAGAGCGTCCTTGTCTTGCGGTTCGGTGGGAGGCATGAGGTGGGGCGAGCCTAGCAGCTCGAAGAATCAGGTCAAAAAAAGGATGCCGGGCCGCCCGCTCAGCCGCCCCGAATCTGCTGGCCCGAGGGATCGATGACGTCAACTTTCACGAAGATCAAGATGATCCGCTGTGTGTTCTGTTTTCCTTGCGTGCGGAAGAGTCGCCCGAAGATCGGGATGTCTCCCAGCAGAGGCACCTTATCCTCGAAAGACGAGACCGAGGCATTCAAGAGCCCTCCCATCACGAGCGTCTGGCCATCGTAAACCGAGACGCTCGTCTGATTTCGGATGATCCGAAAGACCGGCTGGAGAATGCGGTTTTCTGTTCGGACCGTCGGTTCGCGGGCCCCGCTGATGAGTTCAGTGATGGGGGTTCCGTAATTCACAAAGCCTTCAAATTCGCGCACTTCGGGCACCAAATTCAGCTCCACCAGCTTGCCGCCAGCATCGATGATCGGGTCCACCTCCAGAGACACCCCATCGTAGGTCTGCACAAAAGCCGTCGGATTGGCGGGCGTGACCGGAAACCTTTCCGCATTCACGATCAGCTCGACATCGCCATCCCCATCAATCCCCTCCAGGGGCGCGAACCCCACACTATCGGGAAGCTCCGGCGGATCATACTCGCTTGGATACCAAAACTCCTTGAAAATATCGATGCGGGCTCGCTGGCCGCTTTTTGTCACGACACTTGGCTGGATGAGCAAATCGGTCCCCTTCTTCTGGGACAAGGCGCGGGCCACCACCTGGAACTGAGGATCGGTCATGGCGCCCACCACACTCAACACGCCTGGCGATCTTCTCGTGCCGGAGCCAGTGGCCCCAATGTCTCCCGCCAGCACGCCATCGAGCGGATCGGAAGTAAAGCCGATTTCCCCCGAGCGATTTCCGGCCGTGACCGGGTTGAAGGGCCCGGCCGCCGTGGCCGGGAAACTCGAAAGGAATTCACTTTGGCCCCCCTCCGTGCCTCCGCTAATGAAGGCGCGATCTGAGGAGACCCCCAGCGAGCCCAGCAGCCAATCAAAGCCCAGCTCCTTGACATCGTCCTCGATGACCTCCACCACCCTCGTCGAAATCTGGACCTGCCGAGGCGACTCGTCCGTCACGCTGTCCACAATGTCTCGGACCAGATTGTGACCCGATTGGGTATTGCGAACCAGCAGGGAACTGGTGGCCGACACGTAGCGGGCATAGGCCCCGTCCCCGAAGACCACCCCGGCCTGCTTCAAAAAGTCCTCCACACTGACCCGCTCCAGCAGCAGTCCATTGCTACTGGCCGGCCCGGAGGAGGCGAAAGGATCGAAATCGCCGACCCCGGAAGCTTCGCTGCCCGCCGTCACCGAAAGAAAATTGGGAGGCACCCGGTATTCCCGCACGAAGAGCGTGCCGTCCCCATCCCCCCGCGAGAGAATCTTGATGGCGAAGGGCTCGACCACGTAACTCACGCCCGCCGCTTGGGTGGCGTAGCGGAGGACCTCCGAGACCGGCACGCGCTGCAGGCTCAAGGTCACCTCGGCCTGCCTGGCGGGGGCGGAGGGCGCCAAACCGATGAGGAAATTGATCCCTTTCTTCTCGGGATCGGATTCAAAACGATCCGCTTCGATCGACTGCAGGGCCAGGAAATTGATGACCTCCTCAAAGGGAACTTGTCGAAAATCCACCGCCTCCAGCACGATCGACTCCAGCTTGCTCTCCAGCCCTCGTTCCAAAAGCTCCAAAGGCGAATCGATCGCCAAATCACCAAACTCATCGACCAAGTTTTTTAGGGGGACCACCGTTTCCCAGCCTTCATCGACCTCTCGCAACATCGTGGCCCGACCCTGATTGTGAGCGATCTCCAGGTAGTCCGAAATGGCAGTCTCCACCCTCTCCAAGCCTTGGCGAGCCGCTTCATTGGTGGGGTCGATCCGCAAGACTCCCTCATACTTGTCTCTCGCTTGATTGTATTGCCCAGCGCTCAGCAAAAAGCCGCCGTCCTCCAAAAGCTGCACCACTTGCTCGATCTCCGTCCGCAAGCCCGGGGTCATCGCGGGAGCGAAACGCTCCGGATCGAGCAATTGGCGCCGGAGCACCTTGGCCGGCTCATAGTCGGGATGGACCTCCGGCCGGAGGACCTCCGCCAACAGGGCATCCGCCTCGGCGAAGCGTCCATCGCGACCGAGCGCCTCCGCTTGGCGGACCGCATGGCGGGCGAACCCTCGGATCGCTTTTTGCCGCAAATTCTGGGAAGCTTCCCCCGGGGGCAACATTTCGAAGGCTTCCCGGTAGGCCTCGGTCGCGAGATCATCACGGCCCTGCTCTTGAAAAAGCCGAGCCTCCGCCAAGCGCGCTTCGGCCGCCACGAGAGCCGCTTGGCGCCGGGCCTTCTCTTGTTGCTCGAGCGAGGAAGCAGAAACGCCCTTCTCGCCTGCGGACAAAAAACTGAGAGGCGAAAATGCCAGCGCACAGACGCAGGCCACCCGGAGGCACGCGATGGGGGGAAATCGCTGGAGCATGGAGGTTGGAAAATCGATTGCTTTGAAGGCGTTGGCGAAAGGGCAGTCGTGACCTATAACCGAAATCTCGGTTTGTAACCAAAATATTTGCCCCTCCTCAGCGGGCTGCCCCCGCTCCTTTATACCAAGCTGCAGAATTGGCTCGAAAGACACCGGCTCTCCCTTCCCCGCGCTTCAGCGCCACTTCCCCACACCTCCTTCCCTCCATTCTAACAGTGAATTCTGGAGCTTGGTATTAGCCTCCCTCCGCCCCCGTCTGGGCCACTTGCAGGAGTCCCTCCCGCTCGAGCAATCGGCGGATTTCAGCCGGACGGACCGGTTTGCTGAGGTATGCATCCATCCCCGCTCGCAGAAAGCGCTCGCGATCCTGGGCCTGGGCGTGGGCCGTGAGCGCCACGATGAAGGGTTGCCGCTCGGGGGCCAAACCCTTGCGAATCCGCCCCGTGGCCTCCACCCCATCCATGAGCGGCATGCTCACATCCATGAAGACCAAGGCGTAGGACTGGCTCTCGACCGCCGAGACGGCCTCCGCCCCATTGACCACAAAGTCCGCCTCCAAGCCCCAGCGGAGAAAAAGAGCCTCCAAAACGCGTCGATTGACCGCATTGTCCTCCGCCACCAGCAGCCGCCGTTTCCCTGCCACCGCGCGGACCTCCTCCTGAGACGGGGCGCTCGCCTGGCCAGCCTCGCCCCCCCCGAGGACCCGGCACATGGCCTGCGCCAGCTCCCCCGGCTTGAGAGGCTTGCTCAAAATGGCATCAAACACCCCCTCCTCGACCCGACGCCTGGCCTCGCCCGCGCCGATCGAAGAAGCCAAAACCAACTTGCCCTCCTTCCCCAAACGCGCCCGCAGCTCCCGGCCCAGCTCGAAGCCGTCCATCTCCGGCATCAGAGCATCCAGCAGCCAAATTCCGGGCGCCTCTTCCCCGGACAAGGCGCTCGCCAGGGCGGCCGGCCCGCTCGACCAGCATTGGCACCGCATGCCCCAGCGCTTGGCGTACTGCTCAGCCACTCGGCGATTGGTCGGATTGTCATCCACCACCCCGAGACACAGCCCGGCAAACTCGGCCACCCCCGGCCAAGACGGCCCCTCGGCCTGAGCCGGTTCGGCCTCTCTGGTGGGCAACCGCATAGTGAAGCTGGAGCCCTCTCCCAAGCGACTGGCCACCTCCAGATCCCCCTCCATCAGCTGGCAGAGTTTGCGACAAATCGCCAAGCCCAAGCCCGTCCCCCCATACTTGCGCGTGGTGGAGGCATCCACCTGGGAGAAGCTCTCAAAAATGGCCCCCAGGCGATCCTCCGGAATGCCGATCCCCGTGTCCTTGACCCGCACCAAGAGAGAAAACCCCTCTTGATCGGGGCGCGCCTCCTTCTCGATGTGGACGAAAATCTCGCCCTCCTCACAAAACTTGACCGCATTGCTCAAGAGATTGACCAAAACCTGGCGAAAGCGCAGCGGATCGAGCCAAAGGCCCTCGCTCACCTCCTCCTCGATCAAGTAGGCCAGATCGATGCCCCGCTTGTTGGCAGCCGCGCGCACCAGATCGAGAGACGCCTCCACCAAAGGGCGCAGCCGGCAGCCAAGTCGATCCAACTCCATCAGCCCGGACTCCAGCTTCGAGAAATCCAAAATGTCATTGATCACCTCCAGCAAGCCATCGGAGCTACTCCGGACCGTCTCCACATACTCGCGCTGCGTCTCGTCCAGCTCGGTCTCCTCCAAAAGGCTCGTCATCCCGATGATCCCATTCATCGGCGTGCGAATCTCATGGCTCATATTGGCCAGGAAATTGGACTTGGCCTCATCCGCCCGCTCCGCCTCGGCTCGGGCCGAGTTGGCTGCACTCACTTGCTCTTGTAACGCGGCCCGCGTCATCTCCAGCTCACCCGCCATGGTATTGATGCCGCGCGCCAAAGCCCCTAGCT is a window from the Verrucomicrobiota bacterium genome containing:
- a CDS encoding GreA/GreB family elongation factor, with protein sequence MNEELVELVETGRLSQADAERLDRISPGKFCNHRSWGGGEIKEWSLREGKLVIDFEGKPNHGLGLKFALKSLEPISQDHVIARRLKDPAALKTLAKEEPVEFLREALKSHDDKMKPDQIEELVKGSLIPEADYKSWWEGAKKKLRQARDFSVPQRRTEFIELRSQEISAAEHVVGELREARDVKSKLVALKEIRSDLGLFEGETETLQAALVELEGDLSSLLKMQPPAAIELMVLRNEILAEVPALDYQRVRLIEILQQERENLAETLQGMGVGILRAVMSALPEAYQEEWSSVLLAQLRAMAPRPVAEGCRYLIEQGQGEPLFEFLRLGLQDRSLTDEILTWICRERKGLAEPVFDAEVAGAIVNSLEQQYYDEEKKAGSKLQETMVNDRDLIPDLMDQASKQEVRFFTRRLLSTPVFDDLTRKSLLARVIKKHPAIQDIVTGSEEVEEPKEDPTLIVSWDSLQKRKEEFEDLVNKQIPANTKEISIARSYGDLRENFEFKAAKQQQAVLLRRKEELEREIDLARGINYQDADPSRVNIGTVVKLSSEQGEETLTILGAWDSDPDQGLISYKTTTGSALLGAQVGAEVHLPTEPPRVVKVLEISKYA
- a CDS encoding exosortase system-associated protein, TIGR04073 family, whose product is MKKLLAALLLTSVSAGSALADIQDPIRDSYGPSIKLGRGLSNLLYSITEVPITMIRERDKGNASAAFGTGLTLGVKRMVVRIGYGAFEVVTFPFPAYKETYRPPIWNKDYINPNTGYDAYPPELAFESKYPHTRTYP
- a CDS encoding VOC family protein, yielding MIKFLHTRIRVSQPEASLAFYKKLGFKQGETKDSPQGNRITFLELPGNEFFLELTYSPDFEVRFPEDLMHIALGVPDILSYCEEVESAGIEIWPSDWKDKFSSGQRKMAFVTDPDGYEVEILERS
- the eno gene encoding phosphopyruvate hydratase, with protein sequence MAQTTIQKITGRQIIDSRGNPTVEVDVLLEGGVLGRAAVPSGASTGVNEALELRDGDQTHYLGKGVLQAVTNVNEKIAPALLGKDATDQAGLDGLMLALDGTKNKAELGANAVLGVSLALAQAASRGVGLPLYKYLGGPNAKVLPVPMMNIVNGGSHSDAPIAFQEFMIRPVSAPTFSEGLRMGAECFHSLKKVLHDRGLSTAVGDEGGFAPTFGGTEDALDTILQAIEKAGYQPGHDVKLALDCAASEFFEEGRYNYAKFEGEGGAVRSSQEQAAYLTELVDKYPIDSIEDGCDEGDWDGWKVLTNQVGDRCQLVGDDLFVTNVEFLKKGIELGVGNSILVKVNQIGSLTETLDAVELAMTNQYTAVISHRSGETEDATIADIAVATNAGQIKTGSMSRSDRIAKYNQLLRIEEELGDRAVYGSR
- a CDS encoding Amuc_1098 family type IV pilus outer membrane protein, which encodes MLQRFPPIACLRVACVCALAFSPLSFLSAGEKGVSASSLEQQEKARRQAALVAAEARLAEARLFQEQGRDDLATEAYREAFEMLPPGEASQNLRQKAIRGFARHAVRQAEALGRDGRFAEADALLAEVLRPEVHPDYEPAKVLRRQLLDPERFAPAMTPGLRTEIEQVVQLLEDGGFLLSAGQYNQARDKYEGVLRIDPTNEAARQGLERVETAISDYLEIAHNQGRATMLREVDEGWETVVPLKNLVDEFGDLAIDSPLELLERGLESKLESIVLEAVDFRQVPFEEVINFLALQSIEADRFESDPEKKGINFLIGLAPSAPARQAEVTLSLQRVPVSEVLRYATQAAGVSYVVEPFAIKILSRGDGDGTLFVREYRVPPNFLSVTAGSEASGVGDFDPFASSGPASSNGLLLERVSVEDFLKQAGVVFGDGAYARYVSATSSLLVRNTQSGHNLVRDIVDSVTDESPRQVQISTRVVEVIEDDVKELGFDWLLGSLGVSSDRAFISGGTEGGQSEFLSSFPATAAGPFNPVTAGNRSGEIGFTSDPLDGVLAGDIGATGSGTRRSPGVLSVVGAMTDPQFQVVARALSQKKGTDLLIQPSVVTKSGQRARIDIFKEFWYPSEYDPPELPDSVGFAPLEGIDGDGDVELIVNAERFPVTPANPTAFVQTYDGVSLEVDPIIDAGGKLVELNLVPEVREFEGFVNYGTPITELISGAREPTVRTENRILQPVFRIIRNQTSVSVYDGQTLVMGGLLNASVSSFEDKVPLLGDIPIFGRLFRTQGKQNTQRIILIFVKVDVIDPSGQQIRGG
- a CDS encoding DUF455 family protein, yielding MSEIRAVAERVLFSSSLEEKLSAPPLSQVSDHQPGPAILTPASPGRPDALTFDRKDREAGLPSRHEIGGEEDRGRLLHFFANHELLATELMALVLLKFPEAPASFRRGIYQTMREEQAHTRLYQERLRACGVHFGQHRVNSFFWRCVSDMESPLDYVSRLSLTFEQANLDYSCYFGGLFAREGDRETAALFDRIYRDEIGHVRYGWTWFQRLHPPGQDPWESFRSRLQLPLSPARARGLGRFNVEGRQRAGLPTPFINEIRIFQQSRGRTSDLYLFNPEAEASIPGERDPMAAVLARDLATLPLALASRDDLLLLPSGSQAPSDWRLELSRLGIAYPEMRAHRDSQDWPAARKLHRVRPWAPAPTLPEILSPWQTHLHHPWSWQPAWGELFSKIWFHPLREEWSQSQGRPSFGRILSSKEDLQDYARELAEKGHQHLLLKPAFGLAGRGHQRLSLTGALPAIEKYPLLGEPYFDRVFDFSLQLEMRAPGLQRVGLTHLVNDAGGRYRGTLVGPKWLKGAPTEVTRWFHESRGPGAPLALFDSLLPALERALSQKAFLGPCGLDAFVYRDSQGALQLHPAVEFNPRVTMSRYALGLRGKVHPASYGAFLIVTRKRARRPLPEVLAHWQRIFPEEQSDEPERNLQQGVVPLQALRQDSACGALFLVSRDVRRLHAALTGQLTR